The sequence CCGCTCGTGTTTTTACAGAATATCACTGGCTTTATGGTCGGTCGAAAGTATGAAAACGAAGGCATTGCGCGCAACGGTGCCAAGATGGTGACCGCGGTCGCGACGACCGCAGTGCCGAAGCTGACGGTGATTATTGGCGGCAGTTTTGGGGCCGGGAATTACGGCATGTGTGGTCGCGCATTCTCCCCGCGCTTCTTATGGATGTGGCCGAATGCGCGGATTTCGGTCATGGGCGGCGATCAGGCTGCTGGCGTGCTGGCAACAATTAAACGCGACGGTATTGAAGCCAAGGGCGGGAATTGGTCTGAAGAGGAAGAGGCTTCTTTCAAAGCGCCGATACGCGATCAGTATGAGCATCAGGGACATCCGTATTACGCCTCGGCGCGTTTATGGGACGATGGTGTCATTGATCCGGCGGATACGCGTATGGTATTGGGCCTGGGTTTGAGCGCGGCACTGAATGCGCCGATTGCGGAGACGAAGTTCGGTGTGTTCCGAATGTAAAGTGAATTCGCTCCTAACTGTTCAGGCTGACGCTACGAAAGTCGAAACACTATGCAACACTATTTTGCCATGTTGGCCCGCTACCATCTTTGGGCCACAGAAAAAATACTGGACCAGATCGCGACGATCAGCGAGGAAGATTATCGCCAGGATCGCGGTCTGTTTTTTGATTCAATCCATGGCACCCTGAATCACATGCTGGTTGCCGAATTACATTGGTATGCGCGGTTCACGGAGTCAGAACCGCTGACACTGGCGTTGAATGCAGAGGTCGAGCACGACCGGCCAGCGCTTGATGGTGCGTTGCGCACGAACGTGGCGCACGAACGTGGCGCGATGGCAGGGCTTTATCTCTGGCCTGGAGGCACAACGGTTCGACACACAGTTGACGTACCTCAGGCCTTCGGGTGAAAAAACGGTCACGCCATTTGCGCCCTCGTTGGGGCATGTATTCAATCACGGCACGCACCATCGCGGTCAGCTGAGTGCCGCCTTAACGGGAATGGGTTACGCCTGCCCGGAACTGGATTTGATCTATAGAGTGCGGGAAGAAACAAACAATGGAACTGGAAACTAAATGACGACGTACCAAACCCTGATCGTTGAGCGCAACACCAGCAACACCAGCAATAACGGTAGCGCCCCGGTTGCCACCATCACATTAAATCGCCCCGAGGTTCGTAACGCCTTTAATCAGGAAACGATCGCCGAGATTACCCGTGCCTTCACTGAACTTGGTGCAATAGCGGAGGTGCGCGCGATTGTATTGACGGCTAACGGCGTCTCCTTTTGTGCGGGTGCCGATCTGAACTGGATGAAAGCCATGGCAGATTACACCCCGGAACAGAACCGTGAGGATGCGGGGCAGTTGGCGGAAATGCTTCAGGCAATTTATGATTGCCCAAAACCGGTGATCGCCCGGGTGCAGGGGGATTGCTACGCGGGTGGACTGGGTTTGGTTGCCGCCTGCGATATCGTGGTGGCGGTGGATACCGCGCATTTTTGCCTGTCCGAAGTGCGGATCGGCTTGATCCCTGCGACTATTTCTCCTTATGTCATCAAGGCGATTGGCCAATCGGCAGCGCGTCGCTATTTCATTACGGCTGAACGCTTTTCGGCGGAGACAGCCCAGCGTATAGGCCTGGTCCATGAAGCCGTGGGGATCGATGCGTTAGATGAGACGGTTAGCGCGCTGCTGAAATCCTTGCTGGCCGCGAGTCCGGCTGCCGTCAAAGA is a genomic window of Glaciimonas sp. PAMC28666 containing:
- a CDS encoding DinB family protein, encoding MQHYFAMLARYHLWATEKILDQIATISEEDYRQDRGLFFDSIHGTLNHMLVAELHWYARFTESEPLTLALNAEVEHDRPALDGALRTNVAHERGAMAGLYLWPGGTTVRHTVDVPQAFG
- a CDS encoding DinB family protein, giving the protein MVRCARTWRTNVARWQGFISGLEAQRFDTQLTYLRPSGEKTVTPFAPSLGHVFNHGTHHRGQLSAALTGMGYACPELDLIYRVREETNNGTGN
- a CDS encoding enoyl-CoA hydratase/isomerase family protein gives rise to the protein MTTYQTLIVERNTSNTSNNGSAPVATITLNRPEVRNAFNQETIAEITRAFTELGAIAEVRAIVLTANGVSFCAGADLNWMKAMADYTPEQNREDAGQLAEMLQAIYDCPKPVIARVQGDCYAGGLGLVAACDIVVAVDTAHFCLSEVRIGLIPATISPYVIKAIGQSAARRYFITAERFSAETAQRIGLVHEAVGIDALDETVSALLKSLLAASPAAVKDAKRLVRDVAGQPLSAELIAATVEGIARSRASEQGREGVRAFLEKRKPSWLN